DNA sequence from the Vibrio ishigakensis genome:
CAGAACCGAGTACCTAAAACAGAGTTGGTTCGAGCGCGAAGCATGTTGGCCACTAAGCAGGCTTCGGAGCTTTTGGACTTGCCACCGTTTTCAGATGTATTTCATGTTGAGCGCGTACGCTATTTGGAAGATCGCCCAGTGGTATATGTCACCAACTATATCCGCCCTGAAATGGTACCAACCTTGCTTGATTACGATCTGACCCAATCGCTTACCGACCTTTATCGAGAGCAGTTTGGTTTGGAGTATTGCCAGACTCGTTATCGTGTCAGTACCACTTCTCTTTTGGGAGAGATGGCGCAAGCGCTTCGAGCGACAGCGGGCAGTCCGGCTATGTTGGTTGAGCGTCTTAACTATGACCAAGACGGTAATCTTATCGATTGCGACTTGGAATATTGGCGACACGATGCCCTCAGCATAGAATCACTGGCGACCCTCAAGCGCTAGTCAGCTAATCCCTAAATAGGCTTCCACCGTCACTGATGTGGAGGCCTTTTTTACGCCTAAATTTCGGCGATTTGTTTAAATTAACAGCAAAATAGGTGCGTTATGAGTGAAAAATCTCATCCTTGTCATTGGATAGCCCAAGCAAAACAGATTGAAAACTGGGTCGAACCCACACCCTTGAATCAGGACATCGAAACCGACGTTTGTATCGTGGGCGGTGGTTATACCGGCTTGTGGACAGCCATCCTACTTAAACAAAAATCACCTCAATTAAGAGTCACGATTGTGGAGAAGCGTTTTTGCGGTTCTGGTGCGTCAGGTGTAAACGGTGGCTGTATGCTGACGTGGGCGACCAAGTATCCGTCTATGGTAAAGATGTTTGGCGAGAAACAGGCCAAGTTCTTGGTTGAAG
Encoded proteins:
- the phnR gene encoding phosphonate utilization transcriptional regulator PhnR, with protein sequence MQYVKIKDVIVEQIESGQLAPRQKLPSERKLAESFDTTRVTLREALSLLEAEGKIYREDRRGWFISPAPLRYDPTQTLNFINMAKLQNRVPKTELVRARSMLATKQASELLDLPPFSDVFHVERVRYLEDRPVVYVTNYIRPEMVPTLLDYDLTQSLTDLYREQFGLEYCQTRYRVSTTSLLGEMAQALRATAGSPAMLVERLNYDQDGNLIDCDLEYWRHDALSIESLATLKR